Sequence from the Macrobrachium rosenbergii isolate ZJJX-2024 chromosome 26, ASM4041242v1, whole genome shotgun sequence genome:
ACTCTACACTCAGTCACAAACAGAATTTGCCTGGTTCAGAGCCATTATACAGTACACTGTAGTCATATATTagcttagatagatagatagatatatgtaagACAGGCAGATAGACtaagagacagatagacagtgaAATTCCCACGATTCACTGAAAAGAATTCTTGAGTGGAAAGTTTTTTTGGTCTGTTTCAGGGACACGGCAGCTCACACCTTCTCCTGGCGCCTAAAGATGGCGTTTTCGAAGGTGGCTCCAATCCAGAAGGCTTGTGGTGACGTCATTCGTCAACTGGGTCTACGTTCCTTCTCTGGCGCCGCGGAGCTTCGCAATTTGTCGATCCCCGCTCTCTTGCCGAAggcagaaggagaaggaaaagaagaacaacaagaagaagaagagtccagTTGATGTGGAATATGGACTGTTGTTGATCTGTTGTTACGATTGTCACAACTGcacttaattttgtttattgtttttccattaaaataatatatacataatctacTTGGAGACAAGTAAATGTACAAATCACGCGCATGTACAATGCTCCTCTTAAAATCGACTGAACTAATAAATATGCGACAGAAATCCATTCACCTTTTGATGAAGAAGCTCCTACAACTCAATATATTTTGCCAAAATCCCAAATTCATCCAAAAGATAAGCCAGGTGACTTGAGGCATTGCTCGGTCATTCACCTGGTCGTAGGCTGATACCCTCTCAAGAACAGTAGCAGTTGcgattttaaattaaaaaccaAAGCCTATTTAAAAGTTTTGATCGTAATgagatatttaaaagaaagaagcaaGTCAAAGACAAAACCGAGGCGTCACGTACCTTGGAAGATGACAGGGAAAGTGTAGCAGGAACTGCGTTGGCGAACGTCGAACGTATGCGTCTGTCTAAGAGCGACCACTTCAATGCTATCAATGACATCAACTGAATTGTCCATCCGTTGGGGCAGACCAAGGCAATGAATTACCTGTTTTATTTAGGGAGGGAAAGTTAAGTCATACCTACGAAGCGAAAGTCCGCTCCTCTGTTCCTTAACGAGGTTAGAAATTCTGATTAGAATTTCTGATTGAAGGAGAGACTGCCTCTCCGTGTTTACCACGAATGTTCAAAGAGTCCTTATATCTTTTATCTATCCCATGCGTCAACCGTTTCCGGTCACCTATGAGTAGGTAACAATCTGTGTTGGGTAAGCGAAAGCTTCTGAagacaaagaataaagagaaaggttaattcgtctgcctgaaaaaaaaaggaaaaggaaagcgcTTGGTATGCAGTTAAGCAGAAATTACTCACCGGTCACAGACACCTTACGGGACCTCGACCAGTGTCTCATTAGGGTCACAGATTAGACAAAAAGACATAGAGTAGCCAAAAATCGTAGCCGGAAACCTGTTAAAAGTTGATAGATAAGAACATCCATCTACCACATCCCTTGTTTGAGGGCTGTGACCCTTTTTAACCTGTACCGTGACAAGACACAATAAGTAATACCTTAAAGACTGACACAATAGCATAGCGTCAAAGATTTCAGATATCGCCATGGCGAGGTCACAGTACCTTGCATATTTgcattttcttctcatttcagTACCAAGCTCTCAAATCAGTCTATTCCCGCATGGTTTAAAATAGcacaaatttattcatatatatgtatttatttattcattcacacaTTTCATCATGTTGCGAAAAGGGCGTCCGGTACGTCACGATGCCGCACTTCTCGGAACCGTGAAATCGTGTATTGTTTACAACTTGGGCGGATGTTTACACACTACAATGACTACATCACTTCAGGCCAAATTTTAGTGATGGTATAACTTACTTAGTTTAAATATTGTCACCAAGCTTCCAAGAGACTTAGGACTCGTGAAAAATGGGTCGATTCAAGTggcatattttgttatttacgtTATTATGGATAACTGACATTTCGGGTGAGtctttatttattaaactgaGGTGTGGGAGGATGCGTAGTATCCCATATCGTATCCTAACTATAAAATCCTGGCTTAATTTAGTATCCTTTGAATATGAAATTACCAAATGAGTGATTCGCCCCATTAAATGCTCCGTGGAAAAACTGGAATTTAGATCGTACTTGCCCCCTCTACTACTCACCTGACCTGACCTAGGTGCCACTCGACCTAACCTACTATATAGCCAAGGCCTCTATAAAGAGCCCTAAATCTAGAGAAACAAAATTTCCCTCGTTAAATACCTCTCCTATTTGTCTGGTAGAACTTTGAGGTTGCTCCGCTTCGGGTATTACCTTAGAAATCgacttttcctgtagtattttggttgctgaGGCTATTAGCAATTTACCATTATTGTTTGTTGATAGactataattaacctgtaattaacatcagaactaatatgtttttgtgtgctggccatcctggaatgttATCATGCATGCGCAGTGTTgaaaaaagtggagtttccttcacgtGAGGTTTGGCAGGCGGAGGCCCCCGGACTAAGGAAcgtggcctgctaggttaggttagggtacgttaggttagtatagttccttttataatcggtttccttagccagtcccttgttaaacatatggctccctaatgacttgcgcacGCATGGAACCaatccataacaacaacatggtgGTCCGGTCTTTCTCTTAACGTCTCCAAAACCACGCATTCctaaagggtccccaaccatgctggggagatatgaggttaatataattgaccaacaataaacaacaccacctcctgcATCCACAACacaaaaagtataggaaaaatcaatttccaaggtaatattcCATGCAGAGCTCTTGCTTAGAAATACAATTTTCTTCTTTGTGCTTCTCCCTTAATCTTGACCCCTACAGGACAGGCTACATACATtttaagcacacccctagactgggctaaatttaaggatagccaattaaacaaaaaacacttCAATGGTAAGAGGAAGAGATGCATTTTTcagtggaatgtatatacacgttattcgcagaaaattcgcctatttgcagtatttttcatagagattattcactgattactgtattttcatatgatattcatgactaaatgcactttttgtgataaaaatattaaaatactcaggtataagcatttttagaggtgtttttttggtgtttgaattatcaaaataggcagttataagcattttaagagATTtgtcaagtatttgtggatttagCTATTCGCTGGGGGCTGTGGTACGCATCACAtgcgaatactgggggttgaccacatttattttatacttgatGTTATTCAAAACCTAGGTCTGTTTGTCCATTGGTCACAATGTACTTTTGTAAGGTGGAGTAAATCTCATAGATTAGAGAAATTATGTTAACCTAGTTGGTAGAACTGTGTCAGTGCAGAGTTCGTTGTGCTCTTCACAAGTTATGGAGCTCCACTTCATTCAGTAACGTTCATCGTATTGGAAAATTGATTTAATGTGTTGCTAAACAGTGAATGTAGCAGGAGGATGATATTGGTAAAGATTTATAACATTAGTTAAATTTGATGAACATCTTACTAAAACATTTTCTTGACTTTGATGTACTGCATTTTGTTCTgagaaattattcagaaaatgattaCCATATCTTATATTCTGTAATCTGATATTGACAGCTGCGCTATTTTAGTTTAATATGGTCGTGCCCTCTTTTCACAGAGAGTGCGCTTGGTCAGAAGTGCACAGGTTCTGGGTCTTGTTCCTACCCAAAAACCTTGTTGGAAGAACAAGTTTGCGATGACGGGGTTTGTCGCTGTAACCCAGAAATTGAAGTACTCTACAGTTCTGATCTGGCGCCAACATGTGGCAGAATTTTACAACGTAAGTTTTTCGTTTGATTCGGTACTAAGTAAATGTGATACTATACAGTATGATGACTTCTTGATATTGTCCCTGTGCATTCTTCTGGATATATACCTTAAAGTTGGAGGTCTTCACATACCTCTTGGCAGTAGAGGTTATTTCACTACTTACTGATGTCAAGGTAGGTGACAATCTTGTTATCCTTCGAGTGTATAGCCAGAAATTCACTGTTGGATCAGCAGTCTAAGGTGCCCCATTGTCTCCTTGACTGGTATAAAGCCATCCACTGTAGATTTGCAAAACAGCCATAGGTCCCATGGGTCTGGTAATTCTGAAGGAGCTTAAAGAGATGTTTACTCTCAAGGTCCTGAATTACTATTGTAATATAACACTAGTAAGTGTGGAACTCTTTAATCTTAATTGCCCAGGAACCAGAAATCATAATTATTGTCAATGACCATTGTTCCCACGAGTATGAGCGTACTGAGGAACACTAGTTTTttctgaaagaatgaaaatactgtatttttaccATACAAGTAAGTGTAAGAAAATAACATcaattaatgtttctctttccaaatctaccCTGGTTACAGTATCTTCTGTGGTTTCCAAACTAGATATTATTCAAGCTGCATAGCTTTCTAAGGATGTATTGTATGGGAAAGCTCTCAAGTCTGTTGACTCGCTTTTGGACGAGGGGGAGAGTCGTTGTGACGTCTCTTTCCCCCGCCTCCCaacatttcccgttttcttttggCACCTCGTTTTCTTTCGCTCAGCAGTCGCTTCAGACCGCGTTTCCGTCTCCCTTTTATCTAGTTGTGGATGCGATGCACGTACTCACCTGTTGTCCCCTCCTGTTGCCAGGTGTCGCCTTCTGTCGCCAGCTGTCTCCTCCTCACCCTCTGGTGGAAAAAGAGTTTGAATCGGAGGATCTCCTTCTGTTTGATCAGGATTGTGCTTCCCTGTATCTTCATTTAAGTTGGGGAAAGAGGCCACCTAGAGATAGGtctcatttatcttcaagtaTTTTGGCACCCTTTAAGTATTTTGGAGAAGAGaacccaagctttctccttcaattAGAGTGTGTTTCGTAAGTTTTCTCGTATTCTGGCGCACAAGCTTCCTTTTGGTCTGCCGGGGCTTGTCTTCTGGTTTTTATGAGGTTGTGGAGCACTGCCTCTTGTGCAATAATCAGCGCTTAATTGGCCATGGTAGaagatttggttttcttttctctttcctgtgaagaGACGAACTCAAGACTATcaagtgctttggacatgctgaaATGGAGTCTCAGTTTAGACTGTTGTAGTCTTTATCTTTTATAGAACTTTTGCACAACATATTGCCTCCTCTCTGCATCAGCTTAGAGAAGTCGAGGCACCAGCTTAGTGTGTTTTTGGCACCAACTTAGGGAGTTTGTGAAGCCAGCTCTAAGGGTTTTTGGTGCCAGCGTGAGTTTAGTGAGGAAGAGTGttagtttttaacttgtttctgaTGCTGCAGCCTAATGTTCTCGTGCTTATACTAACTCGTCttggaagaagtgagaacacGTTTGCTCCTATTTGTAGCAAAGGCTTATGCTGTACAGGTTAAAGCAGTAAGGGAGGATATATTGGTACAAGGCTTATTTTATACCTTTCAGGGATAAGTTCATGGTAGATGGCCAGTTGCAGGCCTCCTGGCATGCTTAGAGAGACTTACTTAGGAGCAGTAAGATCCAGAAATGATTCCAGGTCAgctaagaatgttttgggtttcatgcataAAACCTTTAGCTTGATTGACTGAAGAAATTTTGTTTAGCTGCACTACCCACATCCCCTTCTCAGTGCAGGAAtcggctaactttaacagtaggtttgggtcatcccaaataatataaattttcataaaaaaaatttacctactGTAAAGTAGAccccacaacttagtgggctgtcaaggaggATTCCGACAAGAGTTAAAACATTCCAAAcaacctggtggagaacaggtgtacaaGACAGTGATCtgggcagccattcgatcttttgtttgaatgctgactcgcCCATCGGCACAgggatataagctaactttaacagtaggtaagtatccagataatcaattttattatgaaaatttgtatacagtgctctcaatttccctttcagtgctgaatgaccttaggcctaaattttatagtctGTCCATGCCATGTCGCTGTGGTAGTAAAATGTGTTGGTCAAGACTAGAGACAAAAAGAAATAGTGTATAATCTCTACGTTGGCGTAAGGTGTTTTTGTATGGTcaataaaaaaggataattggAAAATGAGAGACAATTGTGCGATAATGTCATCTAGAAATATGTTGTTTTAGGGAGTTTTGTTAGAGGTATGCAATCACTAACATTTTATTCAAACTGATGGTTGCAATAAGGTAGATGACTATTTTATAGATGATGATGCATTAATGGAAATTAATTTAGATGATGGGTttgtatcaaaattaattttctttttaaaaaatcaagagcTTATTAAGGAGCattcatatttcttgaaaattttcctgATACCTCTTAAAATACCATTAAATCAAGTGCATGTCAGTAGCCCAGGTTTGACGTGATAAACTTTGTTGAAGACCATTTGTGTGTCAAGGTTTTAGAATTCACTACTCTGTGTGTTGGGCAAGATGGTGTCCAACAAATTCTTGAAGTTAAGTGGCAAGTGGGATTAGTTatgacatttaaatttatttcaatttctcttttcatgtaggtttaatgaaatgttttgtgCACTTGCAACCATTGTCTTTgctctttttctgttatttcctaaattcatatttatttattaatttgctaatttattttttcttttctagaagctgatctcttctttctgtgttcccTATTACCTTTTTTTACTTCTGtgaaatgagcaccatattctgtgggggcttgaatttcaggtcagtgtcccctttgggcttgttccatatggatagggttcatgttctgaataataataatattaataataataataataataataatacaggcagtccccggtttacgacgggtccggcttacgacgttccaaggttacgacgcttttcaaatatattcatcagaaattatttcccggtttacaacacATGTTCCGGGGCTACGATGCGTCgtacgctgatccgacggaagaaatgtggctccaaaatggcagaataataaaaatttggaggttttttttgatgaaaaactcaataaaaatggttTACATCGTTtgcaatacacccaaagcattaaaagtaagattttcttaggatttttgacgattttcgacaatttttcggtttacgacgattttcagtttaaaccgcggcgtaaaaacggaacccctgttgtaaactggggactacctataataataataataataataataataataataataataataataatagtaaagacaGGATATTTGTGAAAACATCTGTGCTGtaggttttatttgtattttctaattcttaattatttttcctcccCTCTTTCAAGATTTGGGTCTCTCATTCTCCGATTGCAAGAGGGGGGAGAATTGTAGTGAGAATGAAGAATGTGTTCAAAAAACTGTCTTTTCTGCTCTTGGTGATGACAAGGGTCATATATGCCTGTGTAAGGCTGGCTTTCTGCGCATCAATTCAGCTTGTAGAGAAGGTAAGTTAGTTTTGACAGAGGTGCCCTACAGTATTGACCACTGAAAGCATTTCCAATGAGGATGTCAGTGTGTTATGCAGCTTGAGAGTTTAATTCAATCAGGTTaatgttcatattctctcctcTTTAGAAAGGCGTCGTGACAGtgttgtacagtactgtactgtgtgtTGTATATAGGCTAGTGGTATAACTTAATGGGTGGTCTGAAATGGGACTGCAGCGACAGAGAAAATTGCaaaagttttataatatttattatgattaaCATCTTAGCAATGTCAAGGACTTGTTTACAGAGTTTTTGGAATTGTACACACTTTGGTATTTACACTGAAGGAAAGTGTCACTAGGGATAATCCCCTTTTTCCTCAGTGGCTCGAAATCATTTGTGCTTTGATCATATGTACCAACATGTCTCCTTTTCCGTCTTCCTGTTCCCCGTAGGTGCatcttatgcggtgcactgtacgcattacttaaggttctttgctgcaccCCTTCGGTCTGTAGCTGCAagcccgttcattccttttactgcacctcctttcatattctctttcttatatctttctctcCACCTTCTATCAATTgattttatagtgcagctgccaggttttcctcctggtacccCTTTCAGACcattttcactctcagtttccctttcagcgttgaatgacctcataggtcgcagctcTTGGCCTGTGTCCTAAATTCTTCGATCCCTCCAACTTCCTTTGTGTACCCTTTTTATTCTACAacaattcttttgatttttcccGTTCTTGGTTTCCTTAGTGTTTTAGAAAGGTATCAGATGtttctactgtacagtatactcatTGTTGTTTGCTCATAGGTGTTAGATGCTGCAGTGTTTGTGATGCCATGGTTTGAGACACTCAGTAATTGTGTATTTGCAGTGATTGGTTTTCATTCTATGTGAGCATTGCCTTCTTCTTATGCCATGTTTTCAGTGACATCATGTCTCTATAAAGTAGATACAGTGTCATGAGAGCATGCACTTACAATAAGATTATGTCTTCTTTTCATTCTATTCCTTAATCTTtataaaatgctttattttagAAGTCAAGTGTACTACAGAAACATCAGTTTGTCAGGTGCGACGATTGTCTTTTATGATTCTCTGTAtgaaatactgtattaatataatATTGGAAGATCCATGGGGATTGTTTGTCCTGAACCCCtgaaccccccaccccacccagcacacacacacacacacacatacacaaacgtacGCACTAATCACTCATGGTCAGAGGCATAGGTACATAACATTTCATTGAGGTTTCTGATCCTTTCCTTTGATTTGGATACAGAGGTACTGTGCATCCATTTAGCATTCTGAAACTTTCtggcattgcatttttttttctcgtcaatTTCTAATTAGTCTTGCCTTAAAAATACTAAGGTAATGTGTTCAGTAAGCCAGTGAGATGTATTCTTTgaaaccttgaattttttttcaaaaatttattttaattatttgtcaaACAGAGATTGACTTTCCGTGTGGCTTAATTGCTTAAAGCTTTCATTGAAGAAGCTTAGTAATATTGATGCAGGAAGATTATTCAAGGCATTAATGTTCATACCTGTCATACTTTTCATTACAGTGTCTCACCAGAGGGTACTTGAGTCTTGCTACATCCCAAATAATGGTAGTGCTATTAAGTCATGTGATATTAATAAGAATAGTAtttgcaagaagagaaaatgtGTTTGTTTCGAGTAAGTATAATCTGCTAAGTAACGTTTTGATACTTTTGTGTGCTGTAATGGAATATGTAAGTATAATAAACTGGGTTGTTATtgcacaaaacaatttttttttttagaaaaaaattaacatcatacTTGTGATCAGTATGTGCCTCCATTCATACTATCATTCTGCCATCTCGCCTTCCACTcttgtaacaattgtttcatagtgcaactgcgaggttttcctcctggtacacctttaaagtctttttactttcaattttcctttcagcactgaatgacctcataggtctcagtgcttagCCTTTAGCCTAAGTTTTATATCCCATTCCTTCCCATTCCTTGTTTTTCACTTCGATTGGGTTagaataaaattattggaaacTCTTCATATActatgtattttatattctaaaaacTTGATTTGTTTCATTGTAAACCCATCAGGTTTTTAGATACAGAATTGCAGTTGAGGTGATAGTTGAAGAAATTTTTTGAGTCCAAGACTTTTATGAAGGGGCTGATTGGGACTAGGTAGGTCAGAAATCAGGGATTAAAAAGTATCCTTACAGGGTACTGCAACTACTGGGACACCCTGAAAGTAAATAAGTTTGTACAAGGTGATATGTGAGAACATTTTTAGgaggaaaattagttttttttttttttactaattttgcaGTCCACAAGACAAGAAGCCTCTTAATCATAAGGACAATACCAATGGAGATGAACTGTTTTAAAATAACTTCTAACAAACAAGTGCACAAGAATGTTGAAAGGCAATCGAGTTATTTCAGTTTCAGAAGTTACTGAAATGGTTTTTTGATAATTAGGAAATCTCtgtgatgattttaaaatatgaatgaggCTAAAGGTTCCCGATGTCAAATTAGATTGAATTTATTCTAAGTAAATTCGTATGTTAATGTAGCCTCCTTTAAATACAACACTTTCTCttatttcagttctttctttGCCAACACCACCAGTGGGAATTGTGAGCCAAAGGCAGATTACATTGCAGCTCACAATTTGACAGGTAAGTGGTGTCCGTGAtgaaggtgtttgtgtgtgtgatgtttagCCATGAAAGATGTGGGTTTgatattataaataagaaattttgaGGATGTAAGTATTTTTTCATCAGCAGTTTCGAGATGCTGACTCTCTCTTCTGTGAAGAGATGTGATGAGATGTGTTCaaactttgtgtatgtgtgattagCTAAACAAATTCAgatcctcattttttttatcatcagctTTATTCAAAATGACACGTGCTCATTTGGAGTAAGCTTATACTAAGACCacaaacaaatactgtacatatttacatcTAAGACGAGTAGTGTAATTCCATTCAGAAAATTAAGGCAATGTTGTATGGTACATTTAAGCAGAGTAAGCAGTCCTTTCATTAACCTACAGGTTACTGGAGACAGCTTAAGTTGTCCTGAGTTTCAAAGGTAATCTATGGAACGGGGTGTTTATCATGACAAAAAAGGCACTTTCTTATCATTTCTCAGTGTTTGCtgctttctgtgaaagaaaatgatGCCTTATATAAAATCAGGAAGAACTGGTGGGTggaattttttagaaaattggctgtttttacttttgtaattgATTACACGCCACACAGGTTAAAGTTGGCAGCTGGGGATGTTGACGGATATAAACAGTCACCTGTATATTTCACAGAGAGTGTTGATGCAAATTGCCTCACAGTTCTTGAAATCTGTTTAAGTGTAAAAGGCACTAGACTAGGCTAAAGTGctagattttttttcaaagtacacCATAGGGTCCAAATTAGGGGTGATATGAAAAGATAACATTCTGCTTCTCAAAAGCTTAATGAGAGGTCTGAGTAAGTTATTTCTCCATTATCTAAATCTTAGGTTTGTAAAGTTTTCTCATTCTTAATATAGGTATCTCTAAGACAATTCAGGTTTCTATGATTTCAGAGGTTACTGCCAGGATTATAAGAAATGCGAATAAGTCAATTTATGCCTTGTGTGAAAAAATTTCGGGatgtttcctagatagtgacccctaagggtCTTAAAccttatgtatccacctttgcggcgtgtttagtacaagcctgctggggattaccgtaaaaacattaacaaaaaactaaatatcataaagataatgaccccccaaaaatattagtcctagataatgacccccgaaaacccatgggcgtcactatctaggaaagatccaaactTCTTAATTGGTGATTTTATTCTTCAGAATATCGGGTCAAACCATACGAATACTGCAACAGCAATTCAGACTGTATCGAAGGATTGGAATGTCATGATTTCAAATGTGACTGTCCTGAGTAAGTAAAGATACtcctttgtatattttaatgtaCCCTCTTTTCTTCCCTCTCCACCACCCTATCTCCCATCTTCCATTAGTTAAACAGTTTGTTCCTTCTCTGCCCTCAAGTTCACTTTAGAAGGACCCCATTAATGCCTGCCAGGGATTCAGATTCCCCCATCTTGGTTGGGTGTGGGAGGCCCTTTGAGAGTTTTGAAATGTGATTCTCCTCTGTCTTTTCAGACtgctttataataaataaaatgatgtgtTACTTGTTTCATAGGTGAGTGCATTTAGAAAGCAGGTGTGTAAAAGACAAAGGTTTTAATTGAAAAAGTTAAGATTGAAATTCTTAGGTTAGAAATTTTGCTAGAAGAGAAATGTATGCAGTTTAGACTGCTCATTTACAAAGAAGCAGGCTACCTACCACTCATATATCATGTGAAATGTTACATTCGTTTGGAATGTAATAAAGTTTGAGAATTGCAAGTTAGTCACAAGCTGTTGGGTTCAGTTAAATCTCTGGATGACGTTAATTCCTATAACTAGCCAACATCGACTTTAGATGGGAAGTTCGTTGCAGAAACAAAATGATGCTAACGATCATTCTTGCATTCCCTCACTAGTTATTTCTAAGTTATAGAGTGTTTTGTTTGGTTATCCTAATCTTGTCATGGTTGAGAGCTGCTCATGATTAGACAAATATAAGTCTCAGCGTATTGCTGTAATAGATTAGCTTAGTGAAACCACTAAAACATTTCAAGAATCTCACAGGGCTTGTCCTGAGGCTTTGTTCTTGAATGAGGGTTGAGAGTTAAAGCAAGTatttaagaagttggacagcttgcTGGGGGGGAGACCAGAGGGAACTGATGCAGAGTAAAGGCAGTAAGCAGTGGCAGGGTACCAAAGTTGCAATACAAAGAACCATTAATAACATTATCTTTGGTAAGTATTGCAAGGCACGCTGCTTATAAAGTTTCATGAGGAATTTCTTTTTCAGGCCTTGCTATTACAACAGGACTGCTGAAATCTGTGACTGTGGTGCCGTTGAACTGCCACCTCGAGAGGGGGTGGTAGGACCTGCCATAGTTGGTGTTCTGCTCGGCTTGATAGTTGTGGCATTTTGGTACTGCATGATCAAGAGGACGATCAGAAAGTAAGTTTCCGTTTTCTTATAGAGAGTATATTATTAGATATTCATTCAGTACAATATTGTTCCTTTTCATGAATATCAAAGTGATTAGTGTAATGAGGTAAAAGTTGTCATGCACTATTGTGAACATGCAACATAATCACATTTGATGACAATGTCCTAGGTTGGATATGTCATGAGATATGCCTGAGAAAGTACAATAGAGATGAATTGAGATACAGTAATATTAAAGTGCAGATAATTACAGCTACttggtaaaataaaatctaaccaGCCATGCTGCCAAGCCCAaacaaagaggtcattcagttaGTATCAATGAAGAATGAGCACATCGAGTATAGCAGTTAGATAAAAGAGCTTTTAAATGGGTAATAAGTACTGTAAAATACATATCTTTTCAAAAGGAGAGATTATGCCTGCCATTTAACATATCATAGCATTGAAGAGGTTTGAATACCTTGACACACTTTATGTTCTGGTGATTAGTCAAAATTTCCTCAGGTACACTAAAAAGGAGGATGCCTCACATACTGAGGTAAGTGCTACAGAAGAAACTCCCAATAACTATGCTCTTCAGCCAGTGTCGCCACCCAACGAGATCAGgggcagtgaaactcctctggaGGTTACGGACCTGTCAGGTAACCCCGAGAAGCAGTCCTTCTTACCAGACGGTGACGCCAGATCAGGAGAAAATGCCggtgtttctcctcc
This genomic interval carries:
- the LOC136852903 gene encoding uncharacterized protein codes for the protein MGRFKWHILLFTLLWITDISESALGQKCTGSGSCSYPKTLLEEQVCDDGVCRCNPEIEVLYSSDLAPTCGRILQHLGLSFSDCKRGENCSENEECVQKTVFSALGDDKGHICLCKAGFLRINSACREVSHQRVLESCYIPNNGSAIKSCDINKNSICKKRKCVCFDSFFANTTSGNCEPKADYIAAHNLTEYRVKPYEYCNSNSDCIEGLECHDFKCDCPEPCYYNRTAEICDCGAVELPPREGVVGPAIVGVLLGLIVVAFWYCMIKRTIRKYTKKEDASHTEVSATEETPNNYALQPVSPPNEIRGSETPLEVTDLSGNPEKQSFLPDGDARSGENAGVSPPPPPQASLYGFGIPQGASAFPPIGPVAPPPYLPLPSANEPPPPYSVNPQEGSVIAPIPDSSIPTALPYPYNATTPAPFTASPANPTGSDGATPPALNPSTALPYPVSPGISDSVPTAPSAPSYELDSSSASLPKKV